CCGGTTGCGGCCCATTGCATGCTCCAACAGCCGGTCAACCAGTTGGTCCTTATTTATTCCAGACGCTTCCCAAAGCATGGGATACATGCTGATTGCAGTAAATCCGGGCATAGTATTGATCTCATTGAATACCACAACGCCGTCCTTTTTCACAAAAAAGTCGACCCTTGCCAGGCCATAGCCGTCTACTGCCTGGAAAATGGCCTTAGCGGCTTCTCTTACCCGCTCTGCTGCCCCCTCCGGCAGAACCGGATCTACAACCGTTCTGGAATCAGAGTTATAATACTTTGCATCAAAATCATAGAATTCCGCTGCCGCAAGGATCTCTCCTACTCCGGAAGCTTCCACCGGCACGTTTCCGCCTCCAAATACGGCACATTCGATTTCCCGTCCGACAATCATCTCTTCTACCAGAATCTTGCGGTCATGCTTTGCGGCCTCTACCAGTGCCTCCCTGAGCTCTTTGCCGTCATTTGCCCGGCTTACTCCCTTGGAGGAGCCTGCATTGGAGGGTTTCACAAACACCGGGTAAGAGAATTTTTCCTCTACCTTTCCAACAACTGCTTCTATATCCTTTAAGTCATGGCGCATCACCGGCACATAAGCTGCCTGAGTGACTCCTAAATCCTCTACAACGATCTTTGTATATAATTTATCCATGGAAATTGCAGAAGCCAGTACTCCGCAGCCCACATATGGTATTCCCGCCAGTTCAAACAGCCCCTGAACGGTCCCATCCTCTCCAAACAATCCATGAAGCACCGGGAATACCACATCAACCCTGACGATTTCCGTCTTTTCCCCATCGATCAGGATAACGCCACCCATGGTTGCATCAGGAGAGATAACAGCAGAGACCGGGCCCTCTTTCCATGTGCCTTTTTCTATATCTTCTACTGAGTCTGTCTTAATCCAGCGGCCCTCTTCTGTAATCCCAATTAAAACTATATTGTATTTTTCTATATTAATATGGTTAATAACATTGACCACCGACATACAGGATACAATATGCTCCGATGACTGGCCGCCGAATAGTACAACCGCAGTTTTTCTGTCCATTTTGCTCTCCTTATTAATTTCTCAAATTTACAGTGTTTATATTATAGCACATATGGTAACAATTACAAATAGATTCCAGAAAAAAGGAGGAACCCCAATGAAACAGAAACGCGATTTATTTCTATGTATTACCTGTCTTCT
The nucleotide sequence above comes from Lacrimispora sp. BS-2. Encoded proteins:
- a CDS encoding D-alanine--D-alanine ligase family protein, with translation MDRKTAVVLFGGQSSEHIVSCMSVVNVINHINIEKYNIVLIGITEEGRWIKTDSVEDIEKGTWKEGPVSAVISPDATMGGVILIDGEKTEIVRVDVVFPVLHGLFGEDGTVQGLFELAGIPYVGCGVLASAISMDKLYTKIVVEDLGVTQAAYVPVMRHDLKDIEAVVGKVEEKFSYPVFVKPSNAGSSKGVSRANDGKELREALVEAAKHDRKILVEEMIVGREIECAVFGGGNVPVEASGVGEILAAAEFYDFDAKYYNSDSRTVVDPVLPEGAAERVREAAKAIFQAVDGYGLARVDFFVKKDGVVVFNEINTMPGFTAISMYPMLWEASGINKDQLVDRLLEHAMGRNRV